A stretch of Saccharothrix texasensis DNA encodes these proteins:
- a CDS encoding caspase, EACC1-associated type, giving the protein MGRHALLVATGEYDDVRLSRLRAPEQDVERLAAVLEDPDVGGFTTVEVLRDRTDHEIRRAVEEVLAPREADDLVLLYFSCHGLTTAARRLYFAASNTVQDRPAGTAIPRSFLNEQLEDCRASGRVLVLDCCFSGAFVEGFKAGPTDVLDDVGEGYVVMTASNAYEYAFEQDSLSLDAPLASLFTDVLIEGLAGGAADLDGDGWIDVDELFRYARAEVRARRPDQTPQFFAHGSSQPLRIARAGGAPGRRPRGTASYTSGQLLVARGFRAAAEPVCRTLGPMGRRSVVFVDGRPVELADASAIVDAFQPDDPRDRLGAAYVRDLVLEVRREAGDGAASAVAVARGAIGGLVDAMRDGHHPVRLMRGVTAAAARAAALVDEATRPLAPAELPALATAASGDAGIGALVGAVAARTGWRGPVLVEEGRRFEPEFEVHRGLRLDRGYASSQFVTDTAGRAAVAEDAWVLLTAGPLTGVERILDRVDLGGRPLLVVCEALPHAELAELLKIAQARDVVAVTAGPDELERLQGVVGGTVHYPYWGNDPVLLSSLGRAAKVVVTEQDTVVLAGPAATDDDTAVLVRAAAGDVARVRRAVGAVDSAVRDGVLRGGGVGLAELGARLARDATGTPEEVAGWQAFAAALAEPAARIAENAALPVADLDPALLDPAGVARTVITAAARTTSRFLLVH; this is encoded by the coding sequence GTGGGCCGGCACGCGCTGTTGGTGGCGACCGGCGAGTACGACGACGTGCGGCTGAGCCGGCTGCGCGCGCCGGAGCAGGACGTGGAGCGGCTCGCCGCCGTGCTGGAGGACCCCGACGTCGGCGGGTTCACCACGGTCGAGGTGCTGCGGGACCGCACCGACCACGAGATCCGGCGCGCGGTCGAGGAGGTGCTCGCGCCGCGCGAGGCCGACGACCTGGTGCTGCTGTACTTCTCGTGCCACGGCCTGACCACGGCAGCGCGGCGGCTGTACTTCGCCGCGTCGAACACCGTGCAGGACCGGCCCGCGGGCACCGCGATCCCCCGCTCGTTCCTCAACGAGCAGCTGGAGGACTGCCGGGCGTCCGGGCGGGTCCTGGTGCTGGACTGCTGCTTCAGCGGCGCGTTCGTGGAGGGGTTCAAGGCGGGCCCGACGGACGTGCTCGACGACGTCGGCGAGGGCTACGTGGTGATGACCGCGTCCAACGCCTACGAGTACGCGTTCGAGCAGGACTCGCTGTCGTTGGACGCGCCGCTCGCGTCGCTGTTCACCGACGTGCTGATCGAGGGCCTGGCCGGCGGCGCCGCCGACCTCGACGGCGACGGGTGGATCGACGTCGACGAGTTGTTCAGGTACGCGCGGGCCGAGGTGCGCGCCCGGCGTCCCGACCAGACGCCGCAGTTCTTCGCGCACGGCTCGTCGCAGCCGCTGCGGATCGCGCGGGCCGGCGGCGCTCCGGGGCGTCGGCCGCGCGGCACGGCGTCCTACACGTCCGGGCAGCTGTTGGTGGCGCGTGGTTTCCGGGCCGCCGCCGAACCGGTGTGCCGGACGTTGGGGCCGATGGGGCGGCGGTCGGTGGTGTTCGTGGACGGGCGGCCGGTGGAGCTCGCCGACGCGTCGGCGATCGTGGACGCGTTCCAGCCGGACGACCCGCGGGACCGGCTCGGCGCGGCGTACGTGCGCGACCTGGTGCTGGAGGTGCGGCGCGAGGCCGGTGACGGCGCGGCGTCGGCGGTGGCCGTGGCGCGCGGCGCGATCGGCGGGCTGGTCGACGCGATGCGCGACGGGCACCACCCGGTGCGGCTGATGCGCGGCGTCACGGCCGCCGCCGCCAGGGCCGCCGCGCTGGTCGACGAGGCGACGCGACCGCTGGCCCCGGCCGAGCTGCCCGCGCTGGCCACCGCCGCCTCGGGCGACGCCGGGATCGGCGCGCTGGTCGGCGCCGTGGCCGCCCGGACCGGGTGGCGCGGGCCCGTCCTGGTGGAGGAGGGCCGGCGGTTCGAGCCGGAGTTCGAGGTCCACCGCGGCCTGCGCCTGGACCGCGGGTACGCGTCCAGCCAGTTCGTGACCGACACCGCCGGCCGCGCGGCGGTGGCGGAGGACGCGTGGGTGCTGCTGACCGCCGGCCCGCTGACCGGCGTCGAGCGGATCCTCGACCGGGTGGACCTCGGCGGGCGCCCGCTGCTGGTGGTGTGCGAGGCGCTGCCGCACGCGGAGCTCGCCGAGCTGCTGAAGATCGCGCAGGCGCGGGACGTGGTCGCGGTGACCGCCGGGCCCGACGAGCTGGAACGGCTCCAGGGCGTGGTCGGCGGCACGGTCCACTACCCGTACTGGGGCAACGACCCGGTGCTGCTGTCGTCGTTGGGCCGCGCGGCGAAGGTCGTGGTGACCGAGCAGGACACGGTGGTGCTGGCCGGGCCCGCGGCGACCGACGACGACACCGCCGTGCTCGTCCGGGCCGCCGCCGGCGACGTGGCCCGGGTGCGGCGCGCGGTGGGCGCCGTGGACAGCGCCGTGCGCGACGGCGTGCTCCGCGGTGGTGGTGTCGGCCTGGCCGAGCTGGGCGCCCGCCTGGCGCGGGACGCCACCGGCACGCCGGAGGAGGTCGCCGGCTGGCAGGCCTTCGCCGCGGCCCTGGCGGAACCGGCGGCCCGGATCGCCGAGAACGCCGCCCTCCCCGTCGCCGACCTGGACCCCGCCCTGCTCGACCCGGCCGGCGTCGCCCGCACCGTGATCACCGCCGCCGCCCGCACCACCTCCCGCTTCCTCCTCGTCCACTGA
- a CDS encoding alpha/beta hydrolase family protein, protein MRTTALTVAAAVALGSAALGPVALGSATPAAAGTGVRIAMPELTGHHAVGTAELHLVDRRPDPWQPARDREVMVTVTYPAHGSGGARAPWMTSGVAAAVDREAAKPELLDVPAGAVDWGSTRRHARSGAPVLGRWPVVLFSPGFGSARELSAGLTDDLASRGYVVVSMSHTHESLAVEFPDGRVEPPMGDEDDPTWFKTALDARVADTRFVLDQLGSIARGHNPDAERDPLPRGLGRALDLSRVGMFGHSYGGFTAGETMVHDRRIDAGINVDGAMSYGFGAERRPGEVVTRGLDRPLMLVGADFVDPATGGRVEHSHLTPEFDPTWADFWVSQRGWKRDLHFDRGTHYGFTDLQFAVPQLGGVVTPEKQREVVGEIDATRSLAAQHEYFAGYFDLHLKGRDGRLFRGGSPQHPDVRFVA, encoded by the coding sequence ATGCGCACCACAGCGCTCACCGTCGCGGCCGCCGTGGCTCTCGGCTCAGCGGCTCTCGGCCCGGTGGCTCTCGGCTCGGCTACGCCGGCAGCGGCGGGCACCGGCGTGCGGATCGCCATGCCCGAGCTGACCGGCCACCACGCCGTCGGCACGGCGGAGCTGCACCTGGTCGACCGGCGGCCGGACCCGTGGCAGCCCGCGCGGGACCGGGAGGTGATGGTCACCGTCACCTACCCCGCGCACGGCTCGGGCGGCGCACGCGCGCCGTGGATGACCTCGGGGGTGGCGGCGGCCGTCGACCGGGAAGCGGCGAAACCGGAGCTGCTCGACGTCCCGGCCGGCGCGGTCGACTGGGGTTCGACCCGGCGGCACGCCCGCTCGGGCGCGCCGGTCCTCGGCCGGTGGCCGGTCGTGCTGTTCTCGCCCGGGTTCGGCTCGGCGCGGGAGCTGAGCGCGGGGCTCACCGACGACCTGGCGAGCCGCGGGTACGTCGTCGTCTCGATGTCGCACACGCACGAGTCGCTCGCGGTCGAGTTCCCGGACGGCCGGGTCGAGCCGCCGATGGGCGACGAGGACGACCCGACCTGGTTCAAGACCGCGCTCGACGCGCGGGTGGCCGACACCCGGTTCGTGCTCGACCAGCTGGGTTCGATCGCGCGCGGGCACAACCCGGACGCGGAGCGGGACCCGTTGCCGCGGGGTCTCGGCCGGGCGCTGGACCTGTCGCGGGTCGGCATGTTCGGCCACTCGTACGGCGGGTTCACGGCGGGCGAGACGATGGTGCACGACCGGCGGATCGACGCCGGGATCAACGTGGACGGCGCCATGTCGTACGGCTTCGGCGCGGAGCGCCGGCCGGGCGAGGTCGTGACGCGCGGGCTGGACCGGCCGCTCATGCTGGTGGGCGCGGACTTCGTGGACCCGGCGACGGGCGGGCGGGTCGAGCACTCGCACCTGACGCCGGAGTTCGACCCGACGTGGGCGGACTTCTGGGTGAGCCAACGGGGGTGGAAGCGGGACCTGCACTTCGACCGCGGCACGCACTACGGCTTCACCGACCTCCAGTTCGCCGTGCCGCAGCTGGGCGGTGTGGTGACGCCGGAGAAGCAGCGGGAGGTGGTGGGCGAGATCGACGCGACCCGGTCGCTGGCCGCGCAGCACGAGTACTTCGCCGGGTACTTCGACCTTCACCTCAAGGGGCGGGACGGGAGGCTGTTCCGGGGCGGCTCGCCCCAGCACCCGGACGTGCGGTTCGTCGCCTGA
- a CDS encoding CPBP family intramembrane glutamic endopeptidase yields the protein MIEDLDARTRRGYRLELLLVFAVTLGLSGARSLVRLLDSLLQPVPLNEQKVAINVPQARFDLLDLIAQLLGVVQLAAWGGLGLYLLWQGGIKLKALGLDRTRIGPDALGSLGLAAVIGIPGLVFYLVAWNLGLNLAVLPSALDSSWWRSSVLVLSAIGNAWAEEVLVVGYFITRLRQLGWRENTALLASAVLRGSYHLYQGFGGFIGNVVMGLVFGKVWQRTNRLWVLVVAHALLDVVAFVGYTLVRGHVSWLP from the coding sequence GTGATCGAAGACCTCGACGCCCGGACGCGCCGCGGCTACCGGCTGGAGCTGCTGCTCGTCTTCGCCGTGACGCTCGGGCTGTCCGGGGCGCGCAGCCTGGTGCGGCTGCTGGACAGCCTGCTCCAACCCGTGCCGCTGAACGAGCAGAAGGTCGCGATCAACGTCCCGCAGGCGCGGTTCGACCTGCTGGACCTGATCGCGCAGCTGCTCGGCGTCGTGCAGCTGGCCGCGTGGGGCGGGCTGGGCCTGTACCTGCTGTGGCAGGGCGGCATCAAGCTGAAGGCGCTCGGCCTGGACCGCACCCGGATCGGGCCGGACGCGCTGGGCAGCCTCGGGCTGGCGGCCGTGATCGGCATCCCGGGGCTGGTCTTCTACCTGGTCGCGTGGAACCTGGGGCTGAACCTGGCCGTGCTGCCGTCCGCGTTGGACTCCTCGTGGTGGCGCAGCTCGGTGCTGGTGCTGTCCGCCATCGGCAACGCGTGGGCGGAGGAGGTGCTGGTCGTCGGGTACTTCATCACCCGACTGCGGCAGCTCGGGTGGCGGGAGAACACGGCGTTGCTGGCCAGCGCGGTGCTGCGCGGCTCGTACCACCTGTACCAGGGGTTCGGCGGGTTCATCGGCAACGTGGTGATGGGGCTGGTGTTCGGGAAGGTGTGGCAGCGCACGAACCGGCTGTGGGTGCTGGTCGTGGCGCACGCGCTGCTCGACGTGGTCGCGTTCGTCGGCTACACGCTGGTGCGCGGTCACGTGTCCTGGTTGCCCTGA
- a CDS encoding DUF2470 domain-containing protein: MNETRRPPAPHPAERARTIAARGGRAALLPSGGTENRITPVLHHVHPNGDATIVLPDGHPLVEAAREAEVTAMLELADQAPVQLREPVRGLLWITGWLRTLTPGEAREATIEVAEARPDPRLLDVGHGASALRLSPASLVVADAEGTTSLRPELFAQAEPDPFAAHEDHWLRHLELSHRDVVGLLAQHLPTDLRGGHVRPLGLDRFGLRLRVEMADEDHDVRIAFSRPVGTAQELAVELRRLMGCPFLAQRR, from the coding sequence GTGAACGAGACACGTCGACCGCCGGCGCCGCATCCGGCGGAGCGGGCCCGCACGATCGCCGCCCGCGGTGGGCGCGCGGCCCTGCTGCCCTCCGGCGGCACGGAGAACCGGATCACGCCGGTGCTCCACCACGTTCACCCGAACGGTGACGCGACGATCGTGCTGCCCGACGGGCACCCGCTGGTCGAGGCCGCGCGCGAGGCCGAGGTGACCGCGATGCTGGAACTGGCCGACCAGGCGCCCGTGCAGCTGCGCGAGCCGGTCCGCGGCCTGCTGTGGATCACCGGCTGGCTGCGCACGCTCACGCCAGGCGAGGCGCGCGAGGCGACCATCGAGGTCGCCGAGGCGCGCCCGGACCCGCGGCTGCTCGACGTCGGGCACGGCGCGTCGGCGCTGCGGCTGTCGCCCGCGTCGCTGGTGGTGGCCGACGCCGAGGGCACCACGTCGTTGCGGCCGGAGTTGTTCGCGCAGGCGGAGCCGGACCCGTTCGCCGCGCACGAGGACCACTGGCTGCGGCACCTGGAGCTGTCGCACCGGGACGTGGTGGGCCTGCTCGCCCAGCACCTGCCGACCGACCTGCGGGGCGGTCACGTGCGCCCGCTCGGCCTGGACCGCTTCGGCCTGCGGCTGCGGGTGGAGATGGCGGACGAGGACCACGACGTGCGGATCGCGTTCTCCCGCCCGGTGGGCACGGCGCAGGAGCTGGCCGTGGAGCTGCGCCGCCTGATGGGCTGCCCCTTCCTGGCGCAACGCCGGTGA
- a CDS encoding SigE family RNA polymerase sigma factor, whose product MTAVLPGERATDRGGGTTADFADFVRMSLPGLLRYGHALTGNPHDSADLVQTVLEKVGSRWAAVLRKGEPLAYVRRSMANANTSRWRRRRREDLVAEFPDAVAAAGHDRLEHEPLWQALRALPPRQRAVVVLRFYDGLSEAEIADTLGVSPGTVKSQNSKAMATLRARLGDSA is encoded by the coding sequence GTGACCGCGGTCTTGCCGGGGGAGAGAGCCACCGATCGCGGTGGGGGGACGACGGCCGACTTCGCCGACTTCGTGCGGATGTCGTTGCCGGGCCTGTTGCGCTACGGCCACGCGTTGACCGGCAACCCGCACGACTCGGCCGACCTGGTGCAGACCGTGCTGGAGAAGGTCGGCTCGCGGTGGGCCGCCGTGCTGCGCAAGGGCGAGCCGCTGGCGTACGTGCGGCGGTCCATGGCGAACGCCAACACCAGCCGGTGGCGCCGCCGGCGGCGTGAGGACCTGGTGGCGGAGTTCCCCGACGCGGTGGCCGCGGCCGGGCACGACCGCCTGGAGCACGAGCCGCTGTGGCAGGCGTTGCGCGCGCTCCCGCCGCGTCAGCGCGCCGTGGTGGTGCTGCGCTTCTACGACGGTCTGTCCGAGGCCGAGATCGCCGACACCCTCGGCGTGTCCCCGGGCACGGTCAAGAGCCAGAACAGCAAGGCGATGGCGACCTTGCGCGCACGACTGGGGGACTCGGCGTGA
- a CDS encoding ferritin: MAVNLKKITGARSSKFHDLLQEQVRNEFTASQQYVAIAVWFDASDLPRLASHFYKQSLEERNHAMMIVQYLMDNGLPVAIPGVDDVRNDFTAPREPVALALEQEKKVTEQIVALAKTARDEGDYIGEQFLQWFLKEQVEEVASMSTLLTVIDRADGNLFHVETFLTRENVGEEADNGTPRAAGGAL; the protein is encoded by the coding sequence ATGGCTGTCAACTTGAAGAAAATAACCGGTGCGCGTTCCTCGAAGTTCCACGACCTGCTTCAGGAGCAGGTGCGCAACGAGTTCACGGCCTCGCAGCAGTACGTGGCCATCGCGGTCTGGTTCGACGCGAGCGACCTGCCGCGGCTCGCTTCGCACTTCTACAAGCAGTCGCTGGAAGAGCGCAACCACGCGATGATGATCGTGCAGTACCTGATGGACAACGGACTGCCGGTGGCCATTCCCGGTGTGGACGACGTGCGCAACGACTTCACCGCGCCGCGCGAGCCGGTCGCGCTCGCGCTGGAGCAGGAGAAGAAGGTCACCGAGCAGATCGTCGCGCTCGCCAAGACGGCCCGCGACGAGGGCGACTACATCGGCGAGCAGTTCCTCCAGTGGTTCCTGAAGGAGCAGGTGGAGGAGGTCGCGTCGATGAGCACGCTGCTCACCGTGATCGACCGCGCCGACGGCAACCTGTTCCACGTGGAGACGTTCCTGACCCGCGAGAACGTGGGCGAGGAAGCCGACAACGGCACGCCGCGCGCCGCGGGTGGCGCCCTGTAG
- a CDS encoding VWA domain-containing protein — MTHDIAVERQRRWRLLLGGAAGDLGALGEDDQRRDSALTGLYGGGDPVDAGGKRGAGLGGSSPVLHRWLGDVRTYFPSSVVQVMQKDAVERLGLRRLLLEPELLSSVEPDVSLVGTLVSLSRAIPERTRETARAVVRKVVEDIERKLADRLLAAVHGAIDRSRRTSRPRLSDVDWNRTIRKNLRHYQPDQRTVIVQDLVGNSRRSRQASLRDVILLVDQSGSMAESVVYSAVLGASLASLKAVDTKLVVFDTEVVDLTEQLKDPVDLLFATQLGGGTDINRAVAYGQSLVRRPTDTVVVLISDLYEGGVARELQRRVRELVQSGVTVVVLLALSDSGTPAYDHELAAKLSELGAPAFACTPDRFPDLLATALRREDVAAWAEQSGIPVGR; from the coding sequence GTGACGCACGATATCGCGGTCGAGCGGCAGCGGCGGTGGCGGTTGTTGCTGGGTGGCGCGGCCGGGGACCTCGGGGCCCTCGGGGAGGACGACCAGCGGCGCGATTCGGCGTTGACCGGGTTGTACGGCGGCGGGGACCCGGTGGACGCCGGGGGCAAGCGCGGCGCCGGGTTGGGTGGGTCGTCGCCGGTGTTGCACCGGTGGTTGGGCGACGTCCGCACGTACTTCCCCAGCTCGGTCGTCCAGGTGATGCAGAAGGACGCCGTCGAGCGGTTGGGGCTGCGCCGGCTGCTCCTGGAACCCGAGCTGCTGTCGAGCGTCGAGCCGGACGTGAGCCTGGTCGGCACGCTGGTCTCCCTCTCCCGAGCCATCCCGGAACGCACCCGCGAGACCGCCCGGGCCGTGGTGCGCAAGGTGGTGGAGGACATCGAGCGCAAGCTCGCCGACCGGCTCCTGGCCGCGGTGCACGGCGCGATCGACCGGTCACGCCGCACGAGCCGGCCGCGGCTGTCGGACGTGGACTGGAACCGCACGATCCGCAAGAACCTGCGCCACTACCAGCCCGACCAGCGCACGGTGATCGTGCAGGACCTGGTCGGCAACAGCAGGCGCAGCCGCCAGGCGTCGCTGCGGGACGTGATCCTGCTGGTCGACCAGTCCGGCTCGATGGCCGAGTCGGTCGTGTACTCCGCCGTGCTCGGCGCGTCGCTGGCCTCGCTGAAGGCCGTCGACACGAAGCTGGTCGTGTTCGACACCGAGGTGGTCGACCTGACCGAGCAGCTCAAGGACCCCGTCGACCTGCTGTTCGCCACCCAGCTGGGCGGCGGCACGGACATCAACCGCGCCGTCGCCTACGGCCAGTCGCTGGTGCGCCGCCCGACGGACACGGTGGTGGTGCTGATCAGCGACCTGTACGAGGGTGGTGTGGCGCGGGAGTTGCAGCGGCGGGTGCGGGAGCTGGTGCAGAGCGGGGTGACGGTGGTGGTGCTGCTCGCGCTGTCCGACAGCGGCACGCCCGCCTACGACCACGAGCTGGCCGCGAAGCTGTCGGAGTTGGGCGCGCCCGCGTTCGCCTGCACCCCGGACCGGTTCCCCGACCTGCTGGCCACGGCGTTGCGGCGGGAGGACGTCGCCGCGTGGGCCGAGCAGAGCGGCATCCCGGTGGGTCGCTGA
- a CDS encoding arginine deiminase has protein sequence MTAHIAQTASTDGEPAAAPRVDSEVGPLRTVLLHRPGAELKRLTPRNNDQLLFDGVPWVDRAQEEHDAFAELLRGRGVEVLLLADLLVDALHDDRARIAGIHSAVNERRLGIDLADALRSHLASIGPDQLATALMTGMTFEELPAAEGASLVRKMHHPIDFAVDPLPNLLFTRDSSVWVGDRVAITSLALPARDRETALTDLIYAYHPRFRRTGRAYGAHSAPVEGGDVLLLAPGVLAIGVGERTTPAGAESFARSALADGLAHTVLAVPITQERATMHLDTVCTMVDRDAVVMYPAVRDNLFAFPVRSDGAGGVVVEDRRPFLEAAADAMGIEKLRVIDTGLDPVTAEREQWDDGNNTLAVGPGLVVAYERNVETNARLEDAGVEVIRISGSELGSGRGGPRCMSCPIDRAPLV, from the coding sequence GTGACTGCGCACATCGCCCAGACCGCGTCCACCGACGGCGAGCCGGCAGCGGCGCCCCGCGTCGACAGCGAAGTCGGCCCCCTGCGCACGGTGCTGCTGCACCGTCCCGGCGCCGAGCTCAAGCGGCTCACCCCGCGCAACAACGACCAGCTGCTGTTCGACGGCGTGCCGTGGGTCGACCGGGCGCAGGAGGAGCACGACGCGTTCGCCGAGCTGCTGCGCGGGCGCGGCGTCGAGGTGCTGCTGCTGGCGGACCTGCTGGTCGACGCGCTGCACGACGACCGGGCCCGGATCGCGGGCATCCACAGCGCGGTCAACGAGCGGCGGCTCGGCATCGACCTGGCCGACGCGCTGCGCTCGCACCTGGCCTCGATCGGCCCCGACCAGCTCGCCACCGCGCTGATGACCGGCATGACGTTCGAGGAGCTGCCCGCCGCCGAGGGCGCGTCGCTGGTGCGCAAGATGCACCACCCGATCGACTTCGCGGTCGACCCGCTGCCGAACCTGCTGTTCACCCGCGACTCGTCGGTGTGGGTCGGCGACCGGGTCGCGATCACGTCGCTGGCGCTGCCCGCGCGCGACCGGGAGACCGCGCTGACGGACCTGATCTACGCCTACCACCCGCGCTTCCGCAGGACCGGCCGCGCGTACGGGGCGCACTCCGCGCCGGTCGAGGGCGGTGACGTGCTGCTGCTCGCGCCGGGTGTGCTGGCGATCGGCGTCGGCGAGCGGACCACGCCCGCGGGCGCGGAGTCGTTCGCCCGGTCCGCGCTGGCCGACGGCCTCGCGCACACCGTGCTGGCGGTGCCGATCACGCAGGAGCGGGCCACCATGCACCTGGACACGGTGTGCACGATGGTCGACCGGGACGCCGTGGTGATGTACCCGGCGGTGCGGGACAACCTGTTCGCGTTCCCCGTGCGGTCCGACGGCGCGGGCGGCGTCGTGGTCGAGGACCGGCGGCCGTTCCTGGAGGCGGCGGCCGACGCGATGGGCATCGAGAAGCTGCGCGTGATCGACACCGGGCTCGACCCGGTGACCGCGGAACGCGAGCAGTGGGACGACGGCAACAACACGCTGGCCGTCGGACCCGGTCTGGTGGTGGCTTACGAGCGGAACGTGGAGACGAACGCGCGGCTGGAGGACGCGGGCGTCGAGGTGATCCGGATCAGCGGCTCCGAGCTGGGCTCCGGTCGCGGCGGCCCGCGCTGCATGTCGTGCCCGATCGACCGCGCGCCGCTGGTCTGA
- a CDS encoding DUF5682 family protein, with product MARDQPLPDRVTLLGIRHHGPGSARMVAAALAALRPEVVLIEGPPEGGALLPHVPDLTPPVALLLHDEAEPARAAFWPFAEFSPEWRAMTWAHANGVPVRFFDLPAAASLADPETPDAPDPSEAPDSPGSPRAALDPLGTLAEAAGFDDPERWWEDVVEHHTDPRDLAEAVAEAMGALREEFADQVDARTLRREAAMRQNVRQALKDVEGPIAVVAGAWHVPALRTLPPASVDAAALKGLPRKKVSGTWVPWSHGRLAASSGYGAGVASPGWYAHLWECAERGDAVPRWFAKACAVLRAEDLPASTASAVEAVRLADALAAMRGRPSPGLSEVMEASLAVLCGGDATPLRLVHEQLVVGERLGEVGDDVPTSPLAADLARLQRRLRMPAGAAVKPMRFDLRKDTDRERSKLLRRLVVLDVPWGTPDTTRTLGTFAEAWQLHWRPEFAVALAVAARHGTTVEAAARTVLVARAAAATRVVDAAEALSEAVGCEIPEAVAAARRALDRCAAAATDALELLAALPDLATTVRYGSVRGTDPELLRVALHGLLARGAVGLPLACRGVDEDTAERAVKAVEGADDAVRLAADDEHRDTWQRALKSLVAMPDAHGLPTGRATRLLWETGALDSDEVATRLHRAVSLAAGATAFVAGFLRGSAALLTADPRLFGVVDEWLTGLSGADFAAALPLLRRAVGDFSPAERRMLGDRVKGTAAGGAVAVGEWDEELAARLVGHVRDLLGAGA from the coding sequence ATGGCACGCGACCAGCCCTTGCCCGACCGGGTGACGCTGCTCGGGATCCGGCACCACGGTCCGGGTTCGGCGCGGATGGTCGCGGCGGCGTTGGCGGCTCTGCGGCCGGAGGTGGTCCTGATCGAGGGACCACCGGAGGGTGGCGCCTTGTTGCCGCACGTGCCGGACCTGACGCCGCCGGTGGCGTTGCTGCTGCACGACGAGGCGGAGCCGGCGCGGGCCGCGTTCTGGCCGTTCGCCGAGTTCTCGCCGGAGTGGCGGGCGATGACGTGGGCGCACGCCAACGGCGTGCCGGTGCGGTTCTTCGACCTGCCGGCCGCCGCCTCCCTGGCCGACCCGGAGACGCCCGACGCGCCCGACCCCTCCGAGGCACCCGACTCCCCCGGCTCCCCGAGAGCGGCGCTCGACCCGCTCGGCACGCTGGCGGAGGCGGCGGGTTTCGACGACCCGGAGCGCTGGTGGGAGGACGTGGTCGAGCACCACACCGACCCGCGTGACCTGGCCGAGGCGGTCGCGGAGGCGATGGGCGCGTTGCGGGAGGAGTTCGCCGACCAGGTGGACGCCCGCACGTTGCGCCGGGAAGCCGCGATGCGGCAGAACGTGCGGCAGGCGTTGAAGGACGTCGAGGGTCCGATCGCGGTGGTGGCCGGCGCGTGGCACGTGCCCGCGCTGCGCACCCTGCCGCCCGCGTCGGTCGACGCCGCGGCGCTGAAGGGCTTGCCGCGCAAGAAGGTCTCGGGCACTTGGGTGCCGTGGAGCCACGGTCGGCTGGCCGCGTCGTCCGGGTACGGCGCGGGTGTCGCTTCGCCGGGGTGGTACGCGCACCTGTGGGAGTGCGCCGAACGCGGCGACGCCGTGCCGCGCTGGTTCGCGAAGGCGTGCGCGGTGTTGCGGGCGGAGGACCTGCCCGCGTCGACGGCGAGCGCGGTGGAGGCGGTGCGGCTGGCGGACGCGTTGGCGGCGATGCGCGGGCGGCCGTCGCCGGGGTTGTCGGAGGTGATGGAGGCGTCGCTGGCGGTGTTGTGCGGCGGTGACGCGACCCCGCTCCGCCTGGTGCACGAGCAGTTGGTGGTCGGTGAGCGGTTGGGCGAGGTGGGCGACGACGTCCCGACGTCGCCGCTGGCCGCGGACCTGGCGCGGTTGCAGCGGCGCCTGCGCATGCCGGCCGGTGCGGCGGTCAAGCCGATGCGCTTCGACCTGCGCAAGGACACCGATCGTGAGCGCTCGAAGTTGTTGCGGCGCTTGGTGGTTCTCGACGTCCCGTGGGGCACGCCGGACACGACCCGGACGTTGGGCACGTTCGCCGAGGCCTGGCAGTTGCACTGGCGGCCGGAGTTCGCGGTCGCGCTGGCCGTCGCGGCGCGGCACGGCACGACGGTCGAGGCCGCCGCGCGGACCGTGCTGGTCGCCCGTGCCGCCGCGGCGACCCGGGTCGTCGACGCCGCCGAGGCGTTGAGCGAGGCCGTGGGTTGCGAGATCCCGGAGGCCGTCGCCGCGGCCCGGCGGGCGCTGGACCGCTGCGCCGCCGCCGCGACCGACGCCCTGGAACTCCTGGCGGCCCTGCCGGATCTGGCGACCACCGTCCGCTACGGCTCGGTGCGGGGCACGGATCCGGAGCTGCTTCGCGTTGCCCTGCACGGATTGCTCGCGCGCGGCGCGGTGGGTCTGCCGCTCGCGTGCCGGGGCGTGGACGAGGACACGGCGGAACGCGCGGTCAAGGCGGTCGAGGGCGCGGACGACGCGGTCCGCTTGGCCGCGGACGACGAGCACCGCGACACGTGGCAGCGCGCGCTGAAGTCGCTGGTCGCGATGCCCGACGCGCACGGCCTGCCGACCGGCCGCGCGACGCGTCTGCTGTGGGAGACGGGCGCCCTGGACTCCGACGAGGTCGCCACGCGCCTGCACCGCGCGGTCTCGCTGGCCGCGGGCGCGACCGCGTTCGTGGCGGGCTTCCTGCGCGGCTCGGCCGCCCTGCTCACCGCCGATCCGCGCCTGTTCGGCGTCGTGGACGAGTGGCTGACGGGCCTGTCCGGCGCGGACTTCGCCGCCGCGCTGCCGCTCCTGCGCCGCGCGGTGGGCGATTTCAGCCCGGCGGAGCGCCGGATGCTCGGCGACCGGGTCAAGGGCACGGCGGCGGGTGGCGCGGTGGCGGTGGGCGAGTGGGACGAAGAGCTCGCGGCACGTCTGGTCGGCCACGTGCGCGATCTGCTGGGGGCGGGCGCGTGA